The proteins below are encoded in one region of Sphaerodactylus townsendi isolate TG3544 linkage group LG06, MPM_Stown_v2.3, whole genome shotgun sequence:
- the LOC125434908 gene encoding terminal nucleotidyltransferase 5B-like, whose amino-acid sequence MHSTESAVVAANSGQPPHSSSDDGRFSVLSWQQVQRLDQILEEAVPIHGRGNFPTLSVRPRRIVQVVRSRLEKKGVAVHNVRLNGSAASHVLHHNSGLGYKDLDLIFGVDLKSEDVFQLVKDVVMDCLLDFLPEGVNKDKITPMTLKEAYVQKLVKVCNETDRWSLISLSNNSGKNVELKFVDSLRRQFEFSVDSFQIILDSLLLFGECSENPMSKNFHPTVTGESMYGDFEEAMDHLKNRIIATRNPEEIRGGGLLKYCNLLVRGFKPKSEVDMKALQRYMCSRFFIDFPDIGEQQRKLESYLQSHFVGMESKRYDCLMTLHRVVNESTVCLMGHERRQTLNLIAMLAVRVLAEQNIIPTVTNVTCYYQPAPYVSEINVNYYVTHMQPLMPCSHSYPTWLPCS is encoded by the exons ATGCACTCGACCGAGTCAGCGGTGGTCGCTGCAAACTCCGGGCAGCCGCCCCATAGTAGCAGTGACGACGGGCGCTTCAGCGTCCTCAGCTGGCAGCAGGTGCAGCGGCTGGACCAGATCCTCGAAGAGGCTGTGCCCATCCACGGCCGGGGCAACTTTCCGACTCTGTCCGTGCGACCGCGCAGGATAGTGCAG GTGGTCCGCAGCCGTCTAGAAAAGAAGGGTGTTGCTGTCCATAATGTGAGACTGAATGGCTCGGCAGCCAGCCACGTACTGCATCACAACAGTGGTCTGGGATACAAAGATCTGGATCTCATTTTCGGGGTGGATCTGAAAAGTGAGGATGTCTTCCAGCTGGTGAAAGATGTCGTAATGGATTGCCTCCTGGACTTCCTCCCGGAAGGGGTAAACAAAGATAAGATCACTCCCATGACTCTGAAAGAGGCCTATGTGCAGAAGCTGGTGAAAGTGTGCAACGAAACGGACCGCTGGAGCCTTATCTCATTGTCAAACAACAGTGGGAAGAACGTAGAACTCAAATTTGTAGACTCTCTCCGACGGCAGTTTGAGTTCAGTGTCGATTCCTTCCAGATCATATTGGACTCACTGTTGCTCTTTGGGGAGTGTTCAGAGAACCCAATGTCCAAGAACTTCCACCCTACAGTCACTGGGGAGAGCATGTATGGGGACTTTGAAGAGGCAATGGACCACCTGAAGAACCGAATCATCGCCACTAGGAATCCAGAGGAGATCAGAGGTGGTGGCCTTTTGAAGTACTGCAACCTCCTTGTGAGGGGATTTAAGCCCAAATCAGAGGTTGACATGAAAGCACTACAGAGATACATGTGCTCCAGGTTTTTTATAGATTTTCCTGACATCGGAGAACAGCAGCGAAAGCTAGAATCATACCTTCAGAGCCACTTTGTTGGGATGGAGAGTAAGAGATACGACTGCCTGATGACTCTACACAGAGTGGTGAATGAGAGTACAGTGTGCCTGATGGGACATGAAAGGCGACAGACACTGAACCTCATTGCCATGTTGGCGGTCAGGGTCTTGGCTGAGCAGAACATAATCCCGACCGTCACAAATGTGACTTGCTATTATCAGCCGGCACCCTACGTCAGCGAAATAAATGTCAACTACTATGTAACCCACATGCAGCCTCTAATGCCTTGCAGTCACTCCTACCCAACTTGGCTCCCCTGCAGCTGA